A genomic region of Barnesiella viscericola DSM 18177 contains the following coding sequences:
- a CDS encoding Tex family protein — protein MNNPLFYKLISQSLGIAEPQIAKTIELLDGGATIPFISRYRKEATGSLDEVQIGNIKEAYDRLCELAKRKESILSTIGEQGKLTDELRQRIDSCWNATELEDIYLPYKPRRRTRAEIAREHGLEPLAKIIMSQRNDHIESSAGRFVNAEVPNTESAIKGACDIIAEWVAENERARHTVRRGFEQSGVIAAKVVKGKEAEGDKYRDYFAWSEPLRRCASHKILAVRRGENEGILRVSITPDDEQTLPRLQRLFVKGDGEASRLVTQAVADSYKRLLRPSIESEFAASSKERADDEAIAIFAGNVRQLLLAPPLGQKRVLAIDPGYRTGCKVVCLDAQGNLLHNETIYPHPPRQDRAGAARKLTQLVESYKIEAIAIGNGTAGRETEQFVTNLRYDRKIQVFVVSESGASIYSASKVAREEFPDQDVTVRGAVSIGRRLIDPLAELVKIDPKSIGVGQYQHDVDQSKLKKSLDRVVEYCVNSVGVNVNTASKHLLTYISGLGPQLAQNIVEYRQTHGDFTRRSDLLDVPRMGAKAYEQSAGFLRIPHASNPLDNSAVHPERYPIVERMAADLGCTIGELIENKALKKQLDLTKYIAGDVGMPTLTDIMEELDKPGRDPRRYIEMMEFDSRIKSLDDLQEGMVLNGIVTNITQFGCFVDIGIKENGLVHISQMADRYIANPAEVVAMHQPVRVRVIGIDRERRRIQLSLKEVS, from the coding sequence ACCATTCCCTTCATCAGCCGCTACCGCAAGGAGGCTACCGGCTCGCTCGACGAGGTACAGATCGGGAATATCAAAGAGGCTTACGACCGGTTGTGCGAACTGGCCAAACGCAAGGAGTCGATTCTCTCGACCATCGGCGAGCAGGGGAAACTGACCGACGAGTTACGCCAGCGCATCGATTCGTGCTGGAATGCGACCGAACTCGAAGATATATACCTGCCCTACAAACCCCGCCGGCGCACCCGAGCCGAGATTGCCCGCGAACACGGGCTCGAACCGCTGGCCAAGATTATCATGTCGCAACGCAACGACCACATCGAGTCCAGTGCCGGCCGCTTCGTCAATGCCGAAGTGCCCAACACCGAGAGCGCCATCAAGGGGGCCTGCGACATCATCGCCGAGTGGGTGGCCGAGAACGAACGGGCCCGCCACACGGTGCGCCGCGGCTTTGAACAGAGCGGCGTCATCGCCGCCAAGGTGGTCAAGGGCAAAGAGGCGGAGGGCGACAAGTACCGCGACTACTTTGCTTGGAGCGAACCGCTGCGGCGATGTGCCTCGCACAAGATTCTGGCTGTGCGCCGCGGCGAGAACGAGGGTATTTTGCGCGTCTCCATCACTCCCGACGACGAGCAGACACTCCCCCGCCTGCAACGACTCTTTGTCAAAGGCGACGGCGAGGCTTCCCGGCTTGTGACACAGGCCGTGGCCGACAGCTACAAACGGCTGCTGCGCCCCTCGATCGAAAGCGAATTTGCCGCCTCGTCCAAAGAGCGGGCCGACGACGAGGCCATCGCCATCTTCGCCGGGAATGTCAGGCAACTGCTGCTGGCTCCACCTCTGGGGCAGAAACGTGTGCTGGCCATCGACCCCGGTTACCGCACCGGCTGCAAGGTAGTCTGCCTCGATGCCCAGGGAAACCTGCTGCACAACGAGACCATCTATCCCCACCCGCCCCGGCAGGACCGCGCGGGGGCGGCCCGCAAACTCACCCAATTGGTCGAGAGCTACAAAATCGAAGCCATCGCCATCGGCAACGGTACGGCCGGCCGCGAGACCGAACAGTTTGTTACCAACCTGCGCTACGACCGCAAGATACAAGTATTTGTAGTAAGCGAGAGCGGAGCCTCCATCTACTCGGCCTCGAAGGTGGCCCGCGAGGAGTTCCCCGACCAGGACGTGACGGTGCGAGGCGCCGTGTCGATAGGCCGACGACTCATCGACCCGCTGGCCGAGCTGGTGAAAATCGACCCCAAGTCGATTGGCGTGGGACAATACCAGCACGACGTAGACCAGTCGAAACTGAAAAAGTCGCTCGACCGGGTGGTCGAATATTGCGTCAATTCGGTGGGAGTCAACGTCAACACCGCCAGCAAACACCTGCTCACCTACATCTCGGGACTGGGTCCGCAACTGGCACAGAACATCGTCGAGTACCGGCAAACCCACGGCGACTTCACCCGCCGCAGCGACCTGCTCGACGTGCCCCGCATGGGAGCCAAGGCCTATGAACAGTCGGCCGGATTCCTGCGCATACCCCATGCCTCCAATCCCCTCGACAACTCGGCCGTGCACCCCGAGCGCTACCCCATCGTCGAGCGAATGGCCGCCGACCTGGGTTGTACCATCGGCGAACTCATCGAGAACAAAGCGTTGAAAAAACAGCTCGACCTCACGAAATATATCGCCGGCGACGTGGGCATGCCCACCCTCACCGACATCATGGAAGAGCTCGACAAGCCCGGCCGGGACCCCCGACGGTACATCGAGATGATGGAGTTCGACTCCCGCATCAAGAGCCTCGACGACCTGCAAGAGGGCATGGTGCTCAACGGCATCGTGACCAACATCACCCAGTTCGGCTGCTTTGTCGACATCGGCATCAAGGAGAACGGACTGGTGCACATCTCGCAGATGGCCGACCGCTACATTGCCAATCCGGCCGAGGTCGTAGCCATGCACCAGCCGGTGCGGGTACGGGTCATCGGGATAGACCGGGAACGCAGGCGCATACAACTTTCATTAAAGGAGGTATCATGA